Proteins from a genomic interval of Bradysia coprophila strain Holo2 chromosome X, BU_Bcop_v1, whole genome shotgun sequence:
- the LOC119085675 gene encoding uncharacterized protein LOC119085675: protein MAKNQMMEVENNSTAETFPLNYDCSYELFKHVGFEECINLAEAYHGLRPVAKWICERRFNKFALDFQKPVNRILSYAGRTATALILTLNKARYTPRDLIKIHRACKQLRCLTLNGFDMEKFQCNPFANFGNGKLEELTLNECSLANEISFFDGYRNLKSFNIFNCEDMNVFAIQRCFKINRLISFTCNDQFFQVPQMLTLLPTLERLSLRYNHSHMTLDMLSQLPSLRCLTLLCDHDNINDVLADLGKSNRLEELALVDVDINERTFPLIKSLQNLKLLSITTSTNSCSFPASNDWPTNLKKLKLEGFRIANGNIAPVVEQLINLEDMLLKNCELLRNDFWVSDFDWMADLVIDDLSGKRMHRTLNVAIYVDCDQSPKTIKSAESLRITNYVKNQNMFEISYPGMDGRFPQIQL from the exons ATGGCCAAAAATCAAATGATGGAAGTGGAAAATAACTCAACTGCCGAAACGTTTCCTTTGAACTACGATTGCTCGTACGAATTGTTTAAACATGTTGGATTCGAGGAGTGCATCAACTTAGCAGAGGCCTACCATGGACTACGACCAGTTGCCAAATGGATATGCGAGAGAAGATTCAACAAATTTGCTTTGGATTTCCAGAAGCCTGTAAACCGCATCCTGAGTTATGCAGGACGAACCGCAACGGCGCTGATTTTAACGCTGAACAAGGCCAGATATACACCGCGTGATCTGATAAAAATCCATCGTGCTTGCAAACAATTGCGGTGCCTTACACTCAACGGATTTGACAtggaaaaatttcaatgtaaTCCATTTGCTAACTTTGGCAATGGAAAATTGGAAGAGCTTACACTGAATGAGTGCTCGCttgcaaatgaaatttccttcTTTGATGGTTACAGAAATTTGAAGAGTTTCAATATATTCAATTGTGAAGACATGAATGTCTTTGCCATCCAACGGTGCtttaaaatcaatcgattaatcaGTTTTACTTGCAATGATCAGTTTTTTCAAGTTCCACAGATGCTGACACTGTTACCCACTCTGGAGAGGCTCAGTTTGCGCTATAACCACTCACATATGACACTTGATATGCTGTCGCAATTGCCGTCACTGCGTTGTTTGACACTGCTTTGTGATCACGATAATATAAACGATGTGCTGGCCGATTTGGGGAAGAGTAATCGTTTGGAAGAACTGGCACTCGTCGATGTGGACATAAATGAACGAACGTTTCCGCTTATCAAATCACTTCAGAATTTAAAACTATTGTCAATTACCACGTCAACTAATTCTTGTTCTTTTCCAGCATCCAATGATTGGCCTACGAATCTCAAGAAACTAAAATTGGAAGGTTTTCGCATCGCTAATGGCAATATCGCGCCGGTGGTGGAACAACTTATAAATCTCGAAGACATGCTTCTAAAGAATTGCGAACTGTTGCGCAACGATTTTTGGGTCAGCGATTTTGATTGGATGGCAGATTTGGTAATCGATGATCTAAGTGGCAAGCGTATGCACCGAACTCTAAATGTTGCAATATACGTTGATTGTGACCAGTCACCCAAG ACAATCAAATCAGCCGAAAGTCTACGCATCACCAACTAcgtaaaaaatcaaaatatgttCGAGATATCGTATCCTGGAATGGACGGTCGTTTTCCTCAGATTCAGCTTTAA
- the LOC119085159 gene encoding uncharacterized protein LOC119085159, which translates to MAKNQMMEVENNSTAETFPLNYDCSYELFKHVGFEECINLAEAYHGLRPVAKWICERRFNKFALDFQKPVNRILSYAGRTATALILTLNKARYTPRDLIKIHRACKQLRCLTLNGFDMEKFQCNPFANFGNGKLEELTLNECSLANEISFFDGYRNLKSFNIFNCEDMNVFAIQRCFKINRLISFTCNDQFFQVPQMLTLLPTLERLSLRYNHSHMTLDMLSQLPSLRCLTLLCDHDNINDVLADLGKSNRLEELALVDVDINERTFPLIKSLQNLKLLSITTSTNSCSFPASNDWPTNLKKLKLEGFRIANGNIAPVVEQLINLEDMLLKNCELLRNDFWVSDFDWMADLVIDDLSGKRMHRTLNVAIYVDCDQSPKTIKSAESLRITNYVKNQNMFEISYPGMDGRFPQIQL; encoded by the exons ATGGCCAAAAATCAAATGATGGAAGTGGAAAATAACTCAACTGCCGAAACGTTTCCTTTGAACTACGATTGCTCGTACGAATTGTTTAAGCATGTTGGATTCGAGGAGTGCATCAACTTAGCAGAGGCCTACCATGGACTACGACCAGTTGCCAAATGGATATGCGAGAGAAGATTCAACAAATTTGCTTTGGATTTCCAGAAGCCTGTAAACCGCATCCTGAGTTATGCAGGACGAACCGCAACGGCGCTGATTTTAACGCTAAACAAGGCCAGATATACACCGCGTGATCTGATAAAAATCCATCGTGCTTGCAAACAATTGCGGTGCCTTACACTCAACGGATTTGACAtggaaaaatttcaatgtaaTCCATTTGCTAACTTTGGCAATGGAAAATTGGAAGAGCTTACACTGAATGAGTGCTCGCttgcaaatgaaatttccttcTTTGATGGTTACAGAAACTTGAAGAGTTTCAATATATTCAATTGTGAAGACATGAATGTCTTTGCCATCCAACGGTGCtttaaaatcaatcgattaatcaGTTTTACTTGCAATGATCAGTTTTTTCAAGTTCCACAGATGCTGACACTGTTACCCACTCTGGAGAGGCTCAGTTTGCGCTATAACCACTCACATATGACACTTGATATGCTGTCGCAATTGCCGTCACTGCGTTGTTTGACACTGCTTTGTGATCACGATAATATAAACGATGTGCTGGCCGATTTGGGGAAGAGTAATCGTTTGGAAGAACTGGCACTCGTCGATGTGGACATAAATGAACGAACGTTTCCGCTTATCAAATCACTTCAGAATTTAAAACTATTGTCAATTACCACGTCAACTAATTCTTGTTCTTTTCCAGCATCCAATGATTGGCCTACGAATCTCAAGAAACTAAAATTGGAAGGTTTTCGCATCGCTAATGGCAATATCGCGCCGGTGGTGGAACAACTTATAAATCTCGAAGACATGCTTCTAAAGAATTGCGAACTGTTGCGCAACGATTTTTGGGTTAGCGATTTTGATTGGATGGCAGATTTGGTAATCGATGATCTAAGTGGCAAGCGTATGCACCGAACTCTAAATGTTGCAATATACGTTGATTGTGACCAGTCACCCAAG ACAATCAAATCAGCCGAAAGTCTACGCATCACCAACTAcgtaaaaaatcaaaatatgttCGAGATATCGTATCCTGGAATGGACGGTCGTTTTCCTCAGATTCAGCTTTAA